The DNA segment TTGATCTTTTTTTAGATCGTAAAATGGTCCCATGGTCTTCTGGGCAGCCAAATGAACTCTGATCCACTCACACAGCCTACATTAGACTGCATGGGCATGTGAGAGCAGACAAATAATCTACAAATGTGTCAATGTAAATTTGTGCTACAAATGTGCTACATAAACCCTTACATTACAAGAAACAGCAATTCTGTAGGTATCCATATTATTAAACTggttattttaaagtaaaaaatatatatactgtatatatttaggACTCACTAGGTCACTGATGACCTGATTATGGGCAAACACTACTCTTTTTTGCCTGTTGTATTGACACCATTTCACTAAACTGTGTGCATTaactccagtgtgtgtgtgtgtgtgtgtgtgtgtgtgtgtgtgtgtgtgtgtgtgtgtgtgtgtgtgtgcaattgtCTTTATAAGTATTGTGTTTTTTACTGacctataataaaaatttattgacAGGGACCCATTCAGCTGTGTTCTTaataatgtatttcaaatatgtgTCATTTACTGAATACAAACAGTCCTGAACATTTCTGAATATCGCTGTTCAATAGTACCAAAAAGCAGAGAAGGTAAGGAGTTAAATCTAAGGGCTCTGGGAAGACAGAAAATCCAGTTGAACCctggaaaacagcaggaaatTGTGTATgcgcataaaaaaaattgtctaagCAGGAAGCTTAGAGTTTCCTGTCAGGGGTGCAGTATTAATACTGGCACCCCTGTCCTTGTTATTGGAACCCTTGGCACATTTTAAATGTCTGCAGTGTGTTcagtaatgtttaaataatCTTCGATTACCTCCATATGTTATTACATAtaacataaattatatataatataattacagCCATCATGTAGAGTATATGACTACATTGCCTACAGCTTAACTATGCTCAGCTATtttataggaaataaaaaaggCTGCTGCAGGATTTATCAGTTTTATGGCTAATCGAATTGGTCGGTGTTAGTAAATGGTTGAAATATTACCACTAAATCCGTTGCAAATTAACTCCTAAATTACTATCCGCACATGATCATTTATTCGAGGTTAAAATGATAAAGGGGAAAATTACCACAGCAGTTTACTGCGGACACATAGACAAGTGCAGTGCGTGGCGTTTTGACGCCATCTTGCGGTTACATCCCTTCACTGCAGACATATTTCATGACAATAACCTCTTTAACTACAAATCCCAGGAAGCATTTCTTGTTATCGGATGACAACAAACCACCGCGTTCTCGGCAGAAGGACGTTACGAGCCGAGTTCAATTTAAAATGgaaggatttatttatatatatatttgtagaaTAAAAGGAGGTATGGcacatcatctgttttttgTCGTAATCCTATAGCTCAACCAACGAGTTGTCTTTTAGTAGGTTGTCTCTAATCAGGAACCAGGTGCCCCATCTGAATCTGGGTACCGTCTAactatataacatttttaacgAACAAGGTGTAAAAAATTGTTTGCATCATGGACACTTAATGTTAATAGTAACCTGTAACTTGAATCTTGATCattaatggggaaaaaacagaacaaaacagagTGACGTCATTAACTATCGCCAGCCATTCAAATATACGAGCTCACTCGCATCATAAACTAAAGATTGTCCATGACTAAGATTCTGGGAGGAGGTTGATGTCAGTTTGCGCTACCTAAAAAAAAGTTCCCTACGCTTGGCTGACATAATGTAGTCTGTCTGTAGTTTATTAATCCATCTCCTCCATGTACATGTGCTCCCTGACAGAAACAGTGTGGGCAAGCAGCAAACAAGATGGAAAAAACGCTTTTAGTGAATGAGGAAGTCACCACATGTCTCATTGTTAGTGAGGAATTGGGCCACTTCCTCTTTTTCAGCAGCTCTCCCATGTTTCCAATGAACTCATGAAATGCATCTTAACCTCAAGTCATTTTGCTAACATGTGGCACTAATGTGTGTGACTTCTGCAGACTTGTAtattaaataagaagaaaaagaaagcatagAGTTCTTACAGGGTGCTCACAATCCTGCTGTGCTTGGCCTTTTACAGTTCTTCAAGTACACAAATCTTACAAGTAGTTGCATCTATTAGGCAATTAGGTATACTCTATCACATGGCACAGTCATTTAGGTGTtggtaaatgcaaatgtttctgACTAGGTTATAATAGAAGTTTCATCTGGTAAAAATATCATACTCTACTGATTATAAAATTCTTTACACAAGATCTAGATTATAAATTGCTTTTGGTAGGATCttacaaattaatatatatttaatagtgCATGCCACTGGGTTTAACTATCCAATTAATTttaatgcaaagaaagaaagaaagatacatCATTTGGGATGATTTTGGCATTTTCTGTCTTACAAATTAGTATAGAAGTGTGAATggctttttcttgtgtgtgtggtgcttgATGTAATATTTGCACTTTATACACAAAATAAGGTTTTTGAAGGGTCCAGGGTTTTTTAAGATAGTTGTTGGAACCAAAACTAACTAAAGCGATTAAGTTTCCTtcctgtttaaaagaaaaacacaattatgTGAGTTTGAAGAACATTTCCCAGGGGGAGAAACAAGACACCCTAACACATTACAGACTTTGAGTTTTCCATGATAGATACAATCTTTTGACTCAGCAGCTGGAAATGCTAACTTACATATTAAGGTGAAGTTcatgagttcagatcccagcactgccaagctgttgctcttgagcccttgagctatactgtatataagataaataagataattgtaagttgctctggaaaagAGCACCTgacaaattccataaatgtaagtaCGTGTCAGGCAATTTTAATATCTTTGTCTAATTATTTGTTTGCATGTGCTCTCCATTTTAGCACAATGAGCTGCTTTGCATTGCTACGATTGTACCCTGGAGACCATCACAGACTCCTGTTTGTATACAACACCATTGCTCTTCGACTGCTCAGTTCTAGGCCACGACCTGGACGTGGCTTGAGAGAAAGTCTGCGCCTGCTGCAGCTGCCTGAGGATGAAGTCAGCAGCAATGTAGTGGTCAAAGAAGCCTACTTGCGCATGGCCAAACTGTACCACCCAGACTCTGGAGCCCCCACTGCTGATGCTGCTTTATTCTCTCAAATTAAGGAAGCTTACAAAGTTGTACTCACCCACCTGGCACAGCAAAACTCTCTATGTCAGAACactcaggaagaggaagaggaggagaaggttaAAGGTCATACACCACAGCACAGACACTACCTCAGCTACGAAGGTGTAGGCTCTGGAACACCCAGTCAACGTGAACGACAGTATCGGCAGTTTCGGGTGGACAAAGCCACAGATCAGGTGCTGGAGTATCGCTACAAAGTCATGGAgaaagcagcagcagaagaagGAGCCATGGTTTTGAGAGATGCACGTTTGCGTAGCAAGAAGATCCTGATAACACAGGCTGTGGAGAGGCTGGTTGAGGATCTTATCCAGGAGTCGATGGCCCGTGGTGACTTCCGCAACCTAAGTGGTGCCGGCAAACCACTAAGCAAGTTTGAGCACAACCCCTATGCTGATCCCATGACCTACAACCTCAACCGCATCCTCATTGATAACGGCTACCAACCTGAGTGGATAGTGGCCAAGAAGGAGATTAGAGACACAGTTGAGAAGATGCGCAAGAAGCTACAGGAAGTCCGGGCTCGATTAGGATGCCCAATGAAACACTCCGAGCGGATTCAGTGGAAAGAACACTGTGCTAATTTCTCTGAGGAACTGGCCAAGCTCAACAAAAAAGTGGATGATTTCAACTTGATTGTGCCTCTGATGAGTTGGCAGATggttcattttaatataaacagaGAGATTGAGAAAGTACTGAAAGCTGATGAACAACATAGAGAGGAGAAGGcattagagaaagagaggaagctCCTGGAAGAAAAGGAGAATGCGGTCGCCTCTCAGCAGAATTTTAGACAAGCACTTATTATGTGGATGCAGAGTCTGCTTAAATAAAACTCattctgtataatattatatttaaaagcgCTGTTGTATACTAGCACCAGATTGACAAGACAACACAAGCCTTTGCACAATGatttgtcatttattattagtatatatagaaataaagtaaTAGAGCAAGTGAATGCAAATCTTATGTAAAACAATAGTTATATTTTTTCTAAGTAAGCAATTTATTTCAGATACAAATTGTCATATAGTAAATATTGCGCTTTTTGAGAAATCATTTGACCTTGCAATCAATCTAAAAGCAAACAGTCATCATCAGTTATCATGCTCAATCTTTGCCCCAGTTTTCTCCGTCTTTCTCACGGCAGCTGCTCCACGGCTGCAGGGTTACCAATAACAAAGGACTCGTTTTTCAGAGACTTCATTATGGCTGCAGATGGAACCAATGCACTCTCCCAGTCTCTGGCTATATATTGGTGATATGGATCCTGTGAGTTCTCCAGCTTTTTTGAGCGGATGTAACTGAACATGATGCCAAAGGTGAAAAAGCTAAAAAGACCAACCATTATTAAAATGTAGACGAATCCTTGGCTCTGCACTTTAACTGGCACTGCACCTAAAGGCTGGTGAGCCACAGGAGTGAGATCTGCTGCTGGAAAGTTCCAGGTTTCATTAAGATAGTGCTGTAGAAAGGAGAGCAGGAGAGCTTGCACATCTGAACGATTTTGTGCTAGCATATTTTCCTTtcctagtaaaaaaaatatatataagttaATATTACTTCTTGGGTTCTTAGTTCATTACAGTTCAATGTCAGGAGAAAGCATCAAATGAAAAAACTACACAGATTTAAATactatgattaaaaaaagtcacacaGAAAACTACTAAAAACAACATACCTTTAAATCTCCAGTGAGCTGATTTATAAAAAGATTGAATGAAGCGCAAGCTGTGGTGTATAGTAACCTCCCTGGGTCTTATAAATTACAGGCACAAGGAGACTCTTGGAGACTATGGATCCACCCACATATATGAaacagtctctcacacacacgcacacgcacactctTCATCAGCATGTTTAATGAGTTTAACAAGAGTGAAGGGCAGTGGAGGGCAGTGGACTCTTTTCCCTACACACTCAGATGAAATTAGATAAAtgacctttaaaaataaaatggggaaaaaaaaatttaaacaagaATGTGTtgcaattcatttatttaagtaaaaaaattaatattaatacatctttttgtcttttttttatgaagaaaaaaagtaattataagGCAATAAGAAAGTCCTGTCTGTAGGCAGGTCTTATTTAGTGACATGAGGCAGACATCTGT comes from the Silurus meridionalis isolate SWU-2019-XX chromosome 3, ASM1480568v1, whole genome shotgun sequence genome and includes:
- the dnajc28 gene encoding dnaJ homolog subfamily C member 28 — encoded protein: MSCFALLRLYPGDHHRLLFVYNTIALRLLSSRPRPGRGLRESLRLLQLPEDEVSSNVVVKEAYLRMAKLYHPDSGAPTADAALFSQIKEAYKVVLTHLAQQNSLCQNTQEEEEEEKVKGHTPQHRHYLSYEGVGSGTPSQRERQYRQFRVDKATDQVLEYRYKVMEKAAAEEGAMVLRDARLRSKKILITQAVERLVEDLIQESMARGDFRNLSGAGKPLSKFEHNPYADPMTYNLNRILIDNGYQPEWIVAKKEIRDTVEKMRKKLQEVRARLGCPMKHSERIQWKEHCANFSEELAKLNKKVDDFNLIVPLMSWQMVHFNINREIEKVLKADEQHREEKALEKERKLLEEKENAVASQQNFRQALIMWMQSLLK
- the LOC124380078 gene encoding potassium voltage-gated channel subfamily E member 1, whose protein sequence is MLAQNRSDVQALLLSFLQHYLNETWNFPAADLTPVAHQPLGAVPVKVQSQGFVYILIMVGLFSFFTFGIMFSYIRSKKLENSQDPYHQYIARDWESALVPSAAIMKSLKNESFVIGNPAAVEQLP